Proteins encoded together in one Theileria parva strain Muguga chromosome 3 map unlocalized ctg_530, whole genome shotgun sequence window:
- the ABCC4 gene encoding ABC transporter family protein: MGKHRNISELFNNTLEDSVEKLGSEHHYWESQPYSKTYFNNKSRFLKFKYYDSSSIFKFFFFHWVTKWASLLSKKYVEPYKLHPLPIADQILRWQPIFSKNLSDGLVRLESFETKQNNKPNIKPFKSVLLRALFLTFWKRVSFGLLGIVVTNLFSLSITILIKHLLGILNTKSFTLLKIFLFLFAVIGLQIIDGLLIENFTYYLNRLKTVLEYSISITVFQHGMCYRRKHFNNINGSNSLSVCNNVLHTCLPDSECSQNPMFCPARRFQNKDITPNMFTFEYYDCFYISLFVESLIPIVNFLSNFIYGIILISMQIKINLWALYFVGAFFIFLMIVVEIINTLIFHFICHVKDYRISECIEIISELPLINKLLYDDIAVNIITQTRNTELVLVLIRIFLTLLNKSLYVIFSNISFYVLMRYFVKTIKAAEVIKDIDTAAFLSTFYIFFRIINSMFLFPYALGRLTMSYVSYNRVNKYVTSCSPNFYISDNKFGGSTVMSSDLPDVTNEIPKDVLVLYKDASFAWVHTRKDFVNDNNEVHLKNINFQLKRGEIAIITGSQGSGKSNFIKSILGEMTLVGGSMSVIPLHTSMPIFYSSENIWLQQGTIRSNITFGHRFDEDIYESVIKALELETDILSWEKGDFRVVSDNAHSLSCGQRVRMEMARAIYAYLIFSKVNKDYNRNQCSFLMCLDSQFHGLDPYVSRTVFFNLFNSKTGLLVKDDLAVILSSSMTLLDKCVRASDLVKFPRIPVYEIDNKYLIFSCYLSDIFSDKKTPNGFEYITPPSGPYKLNFFTKDMMKLCYFGSSKSVRRFVTKSNYRRSITSIIEETHSEDKFNPYFMYFKAAGFTFVLFIIFAVASSVMDNSKFVLATNLTDYIFKKTNEFNDDISVDLLDVKSHSNSALNVILIFVLVVMCCSLMSTVLFTISCLMASRRIHEYCLNSVFKNSSSVIKIKKQINQIITYFSSDIVFIDECIGNMICTTFLSFIQTVISIGTLFYTIPLSIPFISISLIIGFEFVVSKFVISSRNITLGSLESMSHINTTCENAIMGSAIYRSFKKEWELVNDIIERNDYKTRCWYLVHSFLSWTSVMFNWLFSLATVLFLCSMIIFDKFTNYKMNVGYFGLALSLSMSAIKSFSNFSFSFAWLQVFMCSNRRFQCFIPPGTKCVFDKFRNVHEEDVVIDSTNPEEQFEELNLLKRRVIEFKKTNPNILRRLVYRPKINIVDICKYISPEHTGVVLKDVCVYTNSQMNKEGIILGNINASTSNSDIIGIIGRTGAGKTTLLSVLENNVRNRTGQVLLDGTDLKEIPKSVIRNIIGVLPQLPFVFKGWTIRRFLDPRRLFSDEQINEALDNCGLLDFVNNLHGGKRLDTIIIPKPLNMAKNFFEQSPKESFNKGKESYHEDRAMTMDDFKTDDIMLSVTQLRTLWFAKLVLYRHQYRMLIIDEPPSDNISEDGSEVQDIGIPIYELLDKYFKHCTCFVTAHFSNVLKSCTSIWVMHHGRLIKTCSASEVSKNESISNVIEEMVTKYSN; encoded by the coding sequence ATGGGTAAACATCGAAATATTTCAGAACTATTTAATAACACGTTAGAAGATTCGGTTGAGAAACTTGGTTCCGAGCATCACTACTGGGAAAGTCAACCATACTCCAAAACctattttaataacaaatctcgttttttaaaatttaaatattacgaCTCCagtagtatttttaaattctttttCTTTCACTGGGTAACTAAGTGGGCCTCTCTTCTTTCTAAGAAATATGTAGAACCATATAAGTTACATCCACTTCCCATTGCAGACCAAATTCTTCGTTGGCAACCAATTTTCTCCAAGAACCTTAGTGATGGATTAGTTAGATTAGAGTCATTTGAAacaaaacaaaataataaaccCAATATAAAACCCTTTAAATCTGTTTTGTTAAGAGCTTTATTCTTAACATTCTGGAAAAGAGTATCATTTGGTCTCCTTGGGATTGTAGTCACTAATCTGTTTAGTCTGAGCATTACCATTTTGATTAAACACCTCTTGGGCATTTTGAACACGAAGTCATTTACTCTActgaaaatatttttgtttttatttgCTGTGATAGGTCTACAGATTATTGATGGATTATtgattgaaaattttacttaCTATCTGAATCGATTAAAAACTGTTTTGGAATATTCTATTTCAATTACAGTGTTTCAACATGGCATGTGCTATAGAAGAAAACATTTCAATAATATCAATGGATCCAACTCCTTGAGTGTTTGTAACAATGTTTTACACACCTGTCTTCCTGACTCAGAATGTTCCCAAAACCCTATGTTTTGTCCAGCACGGCGTTTCCAAAACAAAGATATTACTCCAAACATGTTCACCTTTGAGTATTATGATTGCTTCTACATCTCTCTATTCGTTGAATCATTAATACCAATTGTTAACTTTTTGTCGAACTTTATCTAtggaataatattaatttccATGCAGATTAAGATTAATTTGTGGGCGTTGTACTTTGTTGGAgcatttttcatttttcttATGATTGTCGTTGAGATCATAAacactttaatttttcatttcaTTTGCCATGTCAAGGATTATAGGATCTCAGAATGCATTGAAATTATATCTGAGTTGCCTCTGATCAACAAATTACTCTACGATGATATTGCCGTCAACATCATTACTCAAACCAGGAATACTGAACTGgtattagttttaattaGGATTTTTTTGACATTACTCAACAAATCGTTATATGTAATATTTAGCAATATATCCTTCTATGTCCTGATGAggtattttgtaaaaacaataaaagCTGCAGAGGTTATTAAGGACATTGATACTGCCGCCTTCTTATCAACGTTCTACATCTTTTTCAGGATTATCAACTCAATGTTCTTGTTTCCTTATGCACTTGGAAGATTAACTATGTCATATGTATCATACAACAGGGTTAACAAATATGTTACCAGTTGTTCACCTAACTTTTACATCAGTGATAACAAGTTTGGTGGATCAACAGTAATGTCATCTGACCTGCCTGACGTTACCAATGAGATTCCCAAGGATGTTCTTGTACTATACAAGGATGCTTCATTTGCGTGGGTCCACACTAGGAAGGATTTTGTTAATGACAACAATGAAGTccatttgaaaaatattaacttcCAACTTAAGAGGGGAGAGATAGCAATTATTACAGGATCCCAAGGTTCTGGTAAATCTAACTTCATCAAATCAATACTTGGTGAGATGACACTGGTTGGTGGTTCAATGTCTGTTATTCCACTTCACACATCAATGccaatattttattcatctGAGAATATATGGCTACAACAGGGCACTATTAGATCAAACATCACCTTTGGACACAGATTTGATGAGGACATTTATGAATCAGTTATCAAAGCACTTGAACTTGAAACTGATATATTATCATGGGAGAAAGGTGACTTTAGAGTTGTCTCAGATAATGCTCACTCACTAAGTTGTGGTCAGAGAGTTAGAATGGAGATGGCTAGGGCCATATATGCATATCTTATATTTAGTAAAGTGAACAAGGATTACAATAGAAACCAGTGTTCATTCCTGATGTGTCTGGATTCACAATTTCATGGATTAGATCCATACGTATCCAGAACTGTATTCTTCAATCTGTTCAATTCCAAGACTGGCCTACTTGTTAAGGACGATCTTGCTGTTATACTTTCATCATCAATGACATTGCTGGATAAATGTGTCAGAGCTTCAGACTTGGTTAAGTTTCCCAGAATTCCCGTATACGAAATtgataacaaatatttgatTTTCAGCTGTTATTTATCAGACATTTTTTCTGACAAGAAGACACCAAATGGGTTTGAATATATCACACCTCCTTCAGGTCCATATAAATTGAATTTCTTCACCAAGGATATGATGAAACTATGTTATTTCGGTTCTTCTAAATCAGTAAGACGCTTTGTCACAAAGTCAAACTATAGACGTTCAATAACTTCAATTATTGAAGAAACTCATTCTgaagataaatttaatccaTATTTCATGTATTTCAAGGCAGCTGGATTTACTTTTGTTCTGTTCATAATCTTTGCGGTTGCATCAAGTGTCATGGATAACTCCAAGTTTGTCCTTGCAACAAATCTCACagattatatttttaaaaaaactaaCGAATTCAATGATGACATTTCTGTTGATTTATTAGATGTAAAATCACACAGCAACTCTGCCCTCAACGTAATTCTGATCTTTGTATTAGTTGTTATGTGTTGTTCTCTAATGTCAACcgtattatttactatatccTGTTTAATGGCCTCAAGAAGAATTCACGAGTATTGTCTCAACTCAGTCTTCAAGAACAGCTCATCAGTCATTAAGATCAAGAAACAGATTAACCAAATCATCACTTACTTTTCTTCAgatattgtttttattgATGAATGTATTGGAAACATGATATGTACCACTTTCCTGTCATTCATTCAAACAGTCATCTCCATTGGAACTCTATTCTACACTATTCCTCTGTCCATTCCATTTATTTCCATATCTTTGATAATTGGCTTTGAATTTGTAGTATcaaaatttgttatatcATCCAGAAACATTACTCTAGGATCACTAGAGAGTATGTCACATATTAACACAACGTGCGAGAATGCCATCATGGGATCAGCAATCTACAGAAGTTTTAAAAAGGAATGGGAGTTGGTTAATGATATTATTGAAAGAAATGATTATAAAACTAGATGTTGGTATTTAGTTCATTCATTTTTGAGTTGGACTTCAGTTATGTTCAATTGGTTATTTTCACTTGCTACTGTTCTATTCCTCTGTTcaatgataatatttgaCAAGTTTACAAATTACAAGATGAATGTTGGGTATTTTGGATTAGCTCTATCACTCAGTATGAGTGCTATTAAATCTTTTAGCAATTTCTCATTTTCCTTTGCCTGGTTGCAAGTATTTATGTGTTCTAATCGAAGATTTCAATGCTTTATTCCTCCTGGAACCAAGTGTGTTTTCGACAAATTCCGCAATGTTCATGAAGAGGATGTAGTTATTGATTCTACCAATCCCGAAGAGCAATTCGAAGAATTGAACCTGCTTAAGAGAAGGGTAATTGAATTCAAAAAAACTAACCCCAATATTCTTAGAAGGCTTGTGTATAGACCAAagattaatattgttgatattTGCAAATATATTTCCCCTGAACACACTGGAGTAGTATTGAAGGACGTCTGTGTGTATACTAACTCACAGATGAACAAGGAAGGCATTATCCTTGGCAACATAAACGCATCAACTTCTAATTCTGATATCATTGGTATCATTGGTAGAACAGGTGCTGGTAAGACAACTCTGCTATCTGTGCTAGAAAACAATGTTAGGAATAGAACGGGTCAAGTCCTGTTAGATGGCACAGATTTAAAAGAAATTCCCAAAAGTGTCATTAGAAATATTATTGGTGTTCTTCCTCAATTACCCTTTGTCTTTAAGGGCTGGACCATTAGAAGGTTCTTGGATCCAAGGAGACTATTCAGTGATGAACAAATTAATGAAGCCCTGGACAATTGTGGCCTCTTggattttgtaaataaccTTCATGGTGGAAAGAGACTCGATACAATAATTATCCCAAAACCACTTAACATGGCCAAAAACTTTTTTGAACAATCGCCAAAAGAGTCGTTTAACAAAGGTAAGGAATCTTACCACGAAGATAGGGCAATGACCATGGATGACTTTAAAACAGATGATATCATGTTATCTGTGACTCAGCTCAGAACATTATGGTTCGCCAAACTCGTACTATACAGACATCAGTACAGAATGTTAATCATTGATGAACCACCGTCGGATAACATTTCTGAGGATGGTTCTGAAGTTCAAGATATTGGTATCCCAATCTATGAACTATTggataaatatttcaaacACTGTACATGTTTTGTTACTGCGCACTTCTCTAACGTTCTAAAATCTTGCACATCCATATGGGTGATGCATCACGGCAGACTCATCAAGACCTGCAGTGCTTCAGAAGTATCCAAAAACGAATCAATCTCAAATGTAATTGAAGAGATGGTTACCAAATACtcaaactaa
- a CDS encoding putative integral membrane protein encodes MNKVWVALILVLVFAVALAVALTLTFVYKEKKKEEEDEKKKVVWKFYLEEPESGLKSTESVLEFDLNSKTKQTVGKYTLTPKAVSHTFDETTLSGFAFTVEPEMRVKRFSSEGKEVRLQKVLVCSGFTVFDKEKKPDFVTLYHDGKFHHYSTKAELLSTDLFPFAKEDKKKTPEELDLPKGKDVEPTPAPEPTPASEPTPGPSPLKPKGDKEPAPTTPKEPVPVTPKRDEDEDDYSPVTPRPREPVEVLVDLGLSFFATESKPYTYSVGENEVKVTVNKRVGEFPSFTYERKDGNSFKPVLSYGGTNANLSEATVKALRAFLDRSNVPVLVTFEDDSAKRFSYVHKGENQWELTAKHLTEDLLEHTAAFLDRSVLLDLSVSSGTYDGGSLSITVAGTTYVEKRYEGFVSFTHRFHPVGQSSSNVSSRVYKYKSGAADLEGLPLKPEVSHVVVYFSRFDENFARPLLVKVMVGRAVLDFMYLSDRTYFLETREENVSDGLELLDSRFNRVAHVDPTKFETYRPETRFTKKTSFNQVEVKCHEHDPSRYYTKCVHKLLFKRGHVPFYVGSVRNFSLNLPETEVRKVEAFHLRKEGAALVLRLVGDHRTDTFVLHNGSYEKKEFEETELSSVLRFAAYTEHNYISLNFTNYNQSSYYYDGTLTKPKFPVERTVVVKATEHSPLKHVMKVEHTLEKQPGKSLSFNVFETNGFLADLPDEKFKSVEAFYSLTNAGHVVMVVFRADDKIWSYSWTGRQYVLDKNLGAYNVVTRLRTVLFKVYQVLYLEMTHTNEYELVYVDSENKLEKVEVKVQEVGNLTNEIARYSHTLPKCSEIRLKDESTLSVKPQAGYQFTSALVYLYGESNNYKTPVFLTLTSNDGTTVYFKLKENHRWERFRGYDINKHTDDVSKLAKKSS; translated from the coding sequence ATGAATAAAGTTTGGGTTGCCTTGATTCTTGTACTTGTATTTGCAGTAGCATTAGCAGTTGCTTTGACACTGACATTTGTGTACAAGGAAAAGAAAAAGgaggaagaagatgaaaagAAGAAAGTGGTTTGGAAATTCTATTTGGAAGAACCTGAGTCTGGTTTGAAATCAACAGAATCCGTTCTCGAATTTGATCTCAATTCAAAAACTAAACAAACTGTTGGGAAATATACATTGACTCCAAAAGCCGTCAGCCATACCTTCGATGAAACTACGCTGAGTGGATTTGCCTTCACAGTGGAACCCGAAATGAGAGTTAAAAGGTTCTCAAGTGAAGGTAAAGAAGTTCGATTACAAAAGGTACTCGTTTGCTCAGGTTTCACTGTCTTTGATAAGGAAAAGAAACCTGATTTCGTTACTTTATATCATGATGGAAAATTTCACCACTACTCCACCAAGGCAGAACTATTGTCCACAGATTTATTCCCCTTCGCAAAAGAGGATAAAAAGAAAACTCCCGAAGAACTTGATTTACCCAAAGGTAAAGATGTAGAACCCACACCTGCACCTGAACCCACACCAGCTTCGGAGCCAACACCTGGTCCAAGTCCATTAAAACCTAAGGGAGATAAAGAACCTGCACCAACAACTCCCAAGGAACCTGTTCCCGTGACACCGAAACgtgatgaagatgaagatgatTATAGTCCTGTTACACCCCGACCTCGAGAACCAGTGGAAGTTCTAGTTGATTTGGGCCTTAGCTTTTTCGCTACTGAGAGTAAACCGTACACATATTCCGTTGGGGAAAATGAAGTTAAAGTAACTGTAAACAAAAGAGTTGGTGAATTTCCGTCTTTCACATACGAACGTAAAGATGGAAATTCATTCAAACCAGTCCTATCATATGGTGGAACAAATGCCAATCTTTCAGAAGCTACTGTGAAAGCCCTTAGAGCATTTTTAGATAGGTCTAATGTTCCAGTCCTCGTAACCTTCGAAGACGATTCTGCAAAGAGATTTTCTTATGTACATAAAGGTGAAAATCAATGGGAATTGACTGCAAAACATTTAACTGAGGACTTACTCGAACATACTGCAGCATTTTTAGACCGCTCAGTTCTTTTGGATCTTTCAGTAAGTTCAGGAACATATGATGGTGGATCCCTTTCGATTACTGTTGCAGGAACGACATATGTTGAGAAGAGGTATGAAGGTTTCGTATCATTTACCCACCGATTCCATCCCGTTGGACAAAGTAGCTCAAATGTCAGTTCTAGGGtttacaaatataaatctGGAGCTGCAGATTTGGAAGGATTACCACTTAAACCTGAAGTTAGTCATGTCGTGGTTTATTTCTCCAGGTTTGATGAAAACTTCGCCAGACCACTCCTGGTAAAAGTTATGGTTGGACGTGCCGTACTTGACTTTATGTATTTATCAGATAGGACATATTTCTTGGAAACTCGAGAAGAAAATGTTTCAGATGGACTGGAACTGCTGGATTCTAGGTTTAATCGTGTCGCGCATGTCGACCCAACGAAGTTTGAAACATATAGACCAGAAACTCGCTTTACAAAGAAAACTTCTTTCAATCAAGTTGAAGTAAAATGCCATGAACATGATCCATCTCGTTATTACACAAAATGTGTTCACAAATTACTATTCAAACGTGGCCATGTGCCTTTTTATGTAGGGTCTGTTAGAAACTTTTCTCTGAATTTGCCGGAAACCGAAGTAAGAAAAGTTGAAGCATTTCACCTTCGCAAGGAAGGAGCTGCTCTTGTACTTAGACTCGTAGGAGATCATCGTACTGATACTTTTGTACTACATAATGGAAGTTATGAGAAAAAAGAGTTTGAAGAAACTGAGTTGTCCAGTGTATTGAGATTTGCTGCATATACCGAACACAACTACATAAgtcttaattttactaattataacCAGTCATCTTACTATTATGATGGAACCTTAACTAAACCGAAATTCCCTGTAGAAAGAACCGTAGTTGTAAAAGCTACAGAGCACTCTCCACTGAAGCATGTAATGAAGGTAGAGCACACATTAGAAAAACAACCTGGTAAAAGCCTTTCGTTTAACGTTTTTGAAACAAATGGATTCTTGGCCGATTTGCCGGatgaaaagtttaaaagtGTGGAAgcattttattcattaacAAATGCCGGTCATGTTGTTATGGTTGTTTTCCGTGCAGATGATAAAATCTGGTCCTATAGCTGGACTGGGCGACAATATGTTTTAGACAAAAACTTAGGTGCATACAATGTAGTAACAAGACTTAGAACTGTGTTATTTAAAGTTTATCAAGTTCTTTATCTAGAAATGACACATACAAATGAATACGAATTAGTCTATGTTGATTCCGAAAATAAACTTGAGAAAGTTGAAGTAAAGGTTCAAGAAGTAGGTAATCTTACTAACGAAATTGCGAGATATTCTCACACCCTGCCAAAATGCTCCGAAATAAGGTTAAAAGATGAAAGCACTTTATCAGTGAAACCCCAGGCAGGATATCAGTTTACCAGTGCGCTGGTTTATCTCTATGGTGAGAGtaacaattataaaacCCCTGTgtttttaacattaactTCCAATGATGGTACAACTGTctactttaaattaaaagaaaACCATAGATGGGAAAGATTCCGTGGATATGATATTAACAAACATACAGATGATGTATCAAAACTTGCCAAAAAGTCCTCATGA
- the ZBTB8OS gene encoding Archease protein family (MTH1598/TM1083) family protein has product MVSDTKFPELQCNIEVYNTPFSIPIPHNSNHTNSNEYSKALIVKNNLEPECAKFDENFNKKINGEIDLNKLLIMLKDVSYDYEYLDHPADVILLGQGKSIKEALESISISLFNYISDLSYVEPKHLKTLEITGKGLIKLLYHFLDECLYLYSSEYFIAKYVLIDDIKSKIIENGDIINGNKDIINGNKDIINGNGDIINGKEIDDNVENEYVIRVIVLGDYYNKNKHKCGTEIKAITMHHLSFKLWTEDRVYEFKDMDPNNEFLTELNDSKIIKCKAFALVDI; this is encoded by the coding sequence atgGTTTCGGATACTAAATTTCCCGAACTTCAATGTAATATTGAAGTATATAATACGCCGTTTAGCATACCAATTCCACATAATTCCAATCATACAAATTCCAATGAATATTCAAAGGCtttaattgttaaaaataatttagaacCTGAATGCGCAAAATTTGATGAAaactttaataaaaaaattaatggagagattgatttaaataaattattaattatgttaaagGATGTATCGTATGATTATGAATATTTGGATCATCCAGCGGATGTTATACTCTTGGGACAGGGAAAATCAATTAAGGAAGCGTTAGAATCCATTTCCATTTCTTTGTTTAATTACATTTCAGATTTATCATACGTCGAACCCAAACATCTGAAAACTTTAGAAATTACCGGAAAAGGATTAATTAAACTTTTATATCACTTTCTAGACGAATGCTTATATTTATACAGCAGTGAATATTTCATTGCCAAATATGTTCTAATCGATGATATCAAGAGTAAAATCATCGAGAACGGAGATATAATCAACGGGAACAAAGATATAATCAATGGGAACAAAGATATAATCAATGGGAACGGAGATATAATCAACGGGAAAGAAATTGATGATAATGTGGAGAATGAATATGTTATAAGAGTAATAGTGTTGGGAGATTATTATAACAAAAATAAGCATAAGTGTGGAACTGAAATAAAGGCAATAACTATGCATCATCTGAGCTTTAAATTATGGACTGAAGATCGAGTCTACGAATTCAAAGATATGGACCcaaataatgaatttttaacagAGTTAAATGattctaaaattataaaatgcAAAGCATTTGCACTGGTTGATATATAA
- the rplO gene encoding ribosomal protein L15, with protein sequence MYYIILCLCKLTCGFCFIFKNSNLFNSNLFNSNLFNSNFFNSNRINQIYSSDSTGDSEIIPESTVSKIIPQYSGVEYTPEDLNKEEEEIKNFFQINSFGRRRDKVPRAHPLYKFLKFERKQVIKLERFHKNRNAELRKQEWRDFFQSVKDGTDEPIFTKEQQSLWHELLTKFVEVAKPLEEELKLIESNGDLEIEDKYRLGANVREQIQSLQNDIFDTYEKQFEETGALKAAQNYLSGIPRYVWDLSQRDPRHAIFKLPEGCEIPYTHKWESTVHGGGLEEGEEVLKLHKLPSLGEKKKKRLGRGHGSGKGGSSGRGCKGQKHRSGKYINPMFEGGQTPLYRRIPKFVGRPLGHGVRYKRCNYELIPLSELNRAPDGATVDWAFLERIGAKLGRYQLNHPIKVVGDKRAHGEKQTQLTAKNLIVKAHGFTRSAAKAIMDAGGRCLLLRPRTHDIVQEEYDPRVPRAKRYIFAGKISRHERKRREIIKSLKQEITA encoded by the exons atgtattatataatctTATGTTTATGTAAGTTAACTTGCGGATTctgttttattttcaaaaattcaAACCTTTTTAATTCAAACCTTTTTAATTCAAACCTTTTTAActctaatttttttaattctaaTCGCATTAACCAGATTTATTCATCAGATTCCACCGGAGATTCTGAGATAATTCCTGAATCAACTGTTTCTAAGATAATTCCGCAGTATAGCGGAGTCGAATACACGCCAGAAGACTTAAATAAGGAAGAGgaagaaattaaaaactttTTCCAAATCAACTCATTCGGCAGAA GGAGGGACAAGGTGCCTAGAGCGCATCCgttgtataaatttttaaagtttgaGAGGAAGCAGGTGATAAAATTAGAACGTTTCCATAAAAACAGAAATGCTGAACTCCGTAAACAAGAATGGCGCGACTTCTTTCAATCTgtaaaa GACGGAACAGATGAACCAATTTTCACCAAAGAACAACAATCGCTGTGGCACGAACTGTTAACCAA ATTTGTGGAAGTGGCAAAGCCGTTGGAGGAGGAGCTGAAACTGATAGAATCAAACGGAGATTTAGAAATTGAAGATAAGTACAGACTTGGGGCAAATGTAAGAGAACAAATCCAATCACTACAAAATGACATTTTCGATACCTATGAGAAACAATTTGAAGAAACCGGAGCACTCAAAGCCGCTCAGAATT ATTTGTCTGGAATTCCGAGATATGTGTGGGATTTAAGTCAGCGTGACCCTCGGCATGCGATATTTAAGTTACCAGAGGGTTGTGAAATACCATACACTCACAAGTGGGAG AGTACTGTGCACGGTGGCGGTCTTGAAGAAGGAGAAGAAGTTCTGAAACTCCATAAACTACCCTCGTTGGGAGAAAAAAAGAAGAAAAGACTAGGACGAGGACATGGGTCAGGAAAAGGTGGGAGTTCAGGACGTGGTTGTAAAGGCCAAAAACACAGATCAGGGAAATACATTAACCCGA tGTTTGAGGGAGGCCAGACTCCGTTGTATAGAAGAATACCGAAATTCGTTGGGAGACCTTTAGGTCACGGTGTACGTTATAAAAGATGTAATTATGAACTTATTCCACTAAGTGAATTAAATAGAGCGCCAGATGGCGCCACCGTTGACTGGGCATTTCTAGAACGAATTGGAGCCAAACTCGGGAGATACCAACTAAACCATCCCATCAAA GTCGTTGGCGATAAAAGAGCACACGGAGAAAAACAAACACAACTCACAGCCAAAAATCTTATCGTCAAA GCTCACGGATTTACGAGATCAGCGGCAAAGGCGATAATGGATGCGGGAGGGCGATGTTTACTGTTGAGACCGAGGACACATGACATTGTGCAGGAGGAATATGACCCGAGAGTCCCAAGGGCCAAGAGATACATCTTCGCCGGGAAAATCTCCAGACATGAAAGGAAAAGAAGAGAAATTATCAAGTCCCTCAAACAAGAAATTACAGCCTAA
- a CDS encoding ribosomal protein L17: protein MRLELKKLELKRFELKRFELKSKFSFCFINLSYLSKSGPFTLYGNLRTCKKLKRTHSGRKALLRALTTAVLRHGRIITTFNKARQAKPKVERIIKYSKKENKRHARVLINSYLYDRELTENILKLAPERFKERHGGYCRIKRLNTFNIGDNSTRVILELLEY from the exons ATGCGAttagaattaaaaaaattagagTTAAAAAGGTTTGAATTAAAAAGGTTTGAATTAAAAAG CAAGTTTagtttttgttttataaatttgagttATTTAAGTAAATCAGGCCCCTTCACCTTATATGGTAATTTACGCACTTGTAAAAAACTTAAGCGTACACATTCTGGTAGAAAAGCGCTGTTACGTGCTTTAACCACTGCGGTACTTCGTCATGGCAGGATCATAACCACTTTCAACAAGGCTCGGCAGGCTAAACCTAAGGTTGAACGgattataaaatactcCAAAAAAGAGAATAAACGCCATGCTCGCgttttaattaatagttACTTGTATGATAGGGAATTAACggagaatattttaaaacttgCTCCGGAACGGTTTAAGGAACGGCATGGCGGTTACTGCAGAATCAAACGACTTAACACCTTTAACATCGGCGATAACTCAACTCGCGTAATCTTAGAATTATTAGAATACTAA